The following DNA comes from Solea solea chromosome 6, fSolSol10.1, whole genome shotgun sequence.
CGATGATCTCACACCTCAGTTCACAATAAACagagactttattttattttcagtctaAGATTGAGACCATGGAGATTTCTGTTGCTTGGGATCAAATAAACCCCTCCCTGTTGTGTGAGAATATGCAGTTTAAAGTGTGGTCTGAACCTGTTCCCGTGTCCTGTGCAACACAACAAAGCTGTTGTTGTAGTTTCTACGTGCGAATAAAGCAGAagtcacacaacacaaaaaaaactgtctatATAGATGACTTTCGTGCGGAACAGGAACAACTAACACAATTGTGTGATAATGAAGCTTATGTTTGACCAGCAACAGACAGCTCCACTCATAAAAATGCTGTTGTTCTTGCTGGGTCCGATCCCTCTGACAGTCATACGTTGTACCACTTGCCAACACTCTAAAGTCaataaaggtgcagtgtgtaacttttacttAAGCAATATCACATGAGCGGCAGTTAGCacttttgcctttgcagcacCCGGGCACCCGGATTCTGGACCCGGTCGGAACACAGgccatgttctccccgtgtgcgttttctcctgcttctccggcttcctcGACGGGACCCGACAGGTTCGGTATAATACAGGACCTCCACAAGATCGCAACATTCCACTGGCCTGAATTGAACCAGGTGAGAATGTTGTCACACTCAGACAGGAATGCCGTACATGCTCGCGCCCGCACTCTTCTGCAAGCCATGGCTGCAGGCGCAGAGTCGAGACCCAGAGTCTCGACTCCTCCTAGGCCTATTTACAGTGCTGAGATGATTCAACAAACAGCCTTCCATATAAGCCTGGTAGCAAATATTTGCTTATGCGCACACCCAGCATGTATAAAGAAATGGGTTATTTTGATCGTGTGCTTTTATTCAACTGGTAAATATCAGTCAATCATTGACTCACACATTTTTTCTGACATCTCTTGTAACCAAACGCTGAAGCTatattttgctgtttttactAAGCAGGTCATGTGTAGCTTGGTGCTTTGCATGGACACAGAGGAGGTTTTTGTGCAACCTGTTGCATACACAAAACAATGAACTGAAGCTTCCCGTCGAGAAAACTGTGAAACCAAACAACCTGAATTTGATAAGAGACGCCCAAAGCTCTTTGAAGTTTGAAGGGGGTGGCGTTTGAAACATCGATGCTGATGTCATTATTCGGCCTCTGTGAACCACAAAACTATGAGACTCGACAGAGGGAGcttttgtgtgtatgcacatgCAGCGCGGgaggcatttatttattttgactggCAGAATTCTTCGgttcttttaaattaaattcaattccTGTGTGCATCACAGGAATGCAAGTAATGCACAGgaatgagggtcgcggggagctgtgccaatctatggtcaatttagagtgtccaatttacctaatccccatgtttttgaacccggagaaaacccccacacacacggggagaacgtgcaaactccatgcagaaaggcccttgttccgaccgggtcgcgaaccccggtcttcttgagtaaaagttacgcactgtaGCTTTATTGACCTTTGAGTGTGGGCAAGTGTTATGACTCATAACTGTCAGAGGGATCGGACCCAGCAAGAACAATAGCATTTTTATGATTTGAGCTGTCTTTCATGGGCTGAATGTCTTTCTTCTGTCAACTCGTCAACATCCACAGGTTTTGGCACGTCTCTGAAAAGGGCTCAGACCTTTCCTCTAGAATTACAGCTTTGGTCGTTTCTAAACCACTAATTATTACAATAGTTGGCCTTCAAAGCCTTGTTCCTAACAACCGAGGATGAACTTCAGCTttttcactcacctgtccaTTGTATTGTCGGACCGGCCGTCGTTAGCACTGAAAGAAaccctctgtttttgttttgactgtAACGAACATCGGGCACTTACACTTGTAGTTTCTGCATTTGCTGTTCGTGTTCCTTTCCTGCAGCCACACAAACCCCACTCATGTGTCACTGTGGTCATAACAGGGCATACTTTGTGCATGTTCACAGACAGTGATTGGCTTTACATGTGATTTGCATGGAAAACATTATTCCACTACAGATAAAAGAGGTCATGGAAACTTATTCTTGCTCCTGCATCACAtagaaatatgaaaacacaGGGGAATGTTACCGTACAGAGTTTACTCTATCAAGGGTTTAGTTCGGAAAATCCAGCACATTCTATGTGCACAGACACTTTTTGTGTTGTGTCGTCATTGCTTTACCACTACACTACACTagtttgtgacttctgcacaatgaTTGCTCctttatatcactgctaaaaatgaatcataactttcaTAATACACAAATCCCCCCAGGATTTGTGTATTactcccatggcaatttaccaagggtgcacctgcttgagcactaagggttaaacattgACAGCAATTGTGTGTCTGTAGACACAGTGGATGAGCTGTTGCCTGAGTCCACAGATTTGAATTGCATTtccctgtaaacacacacctgtggacattttcacttttgttAAAACGAAACCCAACCTTTCTGGCAACATGATAAggcacaggtgtcaaactcaaggcccgtgGACCACATCCAGCCCACCATTCAACTATATATTAAATGatgactttgaaaacacagagccgtAACCAGAAGGGGGGTTATGAGGGGGGCTCAGACCCTCTATGTATTTGGCTCCATCTCTTTTAGCTTTATAGGTCTGGTAAAAATGATCAAGTACAGCCAATTATTAAGAAGCGAAGATACGTGTTGTTgctactgaaatacagcagaggaaatcaggCAAGACGGAGGGAAATGGACAATGGAAAATCATCTGTTGTGaactttttgttgttatttgacCTCATCTGGCCCTCGACTTGGACAGTTTTTCATTTCGGCCCCCCTCTGTAATTGAGTGTGACCCCCCTGTGATGAGGTATCAGTGCAACGAGTGTCATCACTATCAATAAGGCTGCATAAGCACCGCTGCTTCTTTTTGCAGATGTCATTCGCCTTCACTTTGAGTCCTCAGGTGTGAAAAGGACGAGATTTTTGCCGGCTTGAACTTATCACACAAACATCTTACACCGACATCTGTAATTAcagaaatatttattataaacgGGCTGACAGTTAATATAGATTATTTACAGTGTCAATCATGCGATGATAACGTGGCAAATGCAAGATGGCAAAACGACTACGTGGATCCTAGAGTTTGAACAAAGTTAAGGCTTAAACGCATATAAAATGGCAAAAGTGTTCGTCcggaaaacaacagaaaaagaaaaaatatgcaAACGGAAGGCGAAGCTTCCGTTACACCTGACTGAAAACCAAACAGAGGGATCATCTTTCTAACATGTTGTCGTGTAACTTTTcagtttttccatttatttatctgtGAACATGACAAAatgctgtggtggtggtgtacTGGGCATAAAAGAGTTTTGACTAATGTTTCCTAAATGTTTCCTTTAACCTACGTCAATTTGTGAAAGCAAAATCTGAAAATCACATATTTGTAGtgcgttttttttaaattgccactggagaaagattttttttaactgtgccTATGATTTTGAGTATCGTTAACTCGGCCATgttaaatttaatattttcataacactgcaatatatatatatatatatatatatatatatctatatatatctatatatatacatatacatatatgtatatgtatatatatatatatagtcattcaacttatatacatacatatatgtatatgtatatgtatatacatataaatatgtatatgtatatatataagttgCATGACTAGAGTGAGATTGTTAACTGGTGGTCTAGGTGTTGATTATGGCCACATACAGTAAACGGTGAAATATTGCAAACATTGAGATAAAAAGTGGCACAATACTGCATACAGTACGAGAATACACATCATCTAAGCATTCACCTTTATGTTCAGTTGGCCACGTGGCTAAAGGAAGACTTTGTCTGATGCGAATACTTATTGGTTTTTCAAAAAGGCTtgagtaaagaaaataaaggacCATATAAAAAAGACTTATGTAACACACAAAGTTAAAAAAGATTTTCCATGTAGCTGCCTAGGGcaaaaccttttcttttctttctttttttttgtcatatagaaaaagacattttttttttggcctgtcaTTTTTAGGCCTGAAAGTGCTGAGAAATCATCTTTGGATGTCTCCGATAATACTATCTGGTCAGCAAGAGAAGAAAGGAGGTCGCGCTCCTCTTCACAACGATCTGGCACATTTTTGGAACCTATTTACGGATTGAAGTCCTTCTGAAGGAATGCTGAGATATCGCGTCTCCGACGAGAGACGAGTGAGGAGATCAGATGAGGGAGATCCGTATAGGGAGGGACGGGGACTCTGTCCTGTGCTGAGGCGAGTGGTGCGACATCACGTGTTCCACCACTGCATGCTTCGCCAGGTGCTTGATAAGGTACGTCTCCTGGGGGAAGCAAAACCAGAGGGAAACTATTATTTGAGGCCACACTGCTGCAGTGAATCCAGAGCTCAGATTGTCCAACTCACTGAGGTGTATGCCCTGCCACACATGCTGCAACAGTACGCCTTGGCGTTTTTGATGGCGTGGACAGACAGGTGGATTTGCAGTGAGGCAGAGTCTGAATAGGCACGGTAACAGTTGGAGCATTTgaattgtttgtctttgttgtgctgCCTCTGGTGAGACTTGGGaaaaacgagagagagagacaacaaagTTAGGTTCTACTTTCTGCAGCTTATGAAAGACACCGCTTCACAATCGCACTATGGTGGTAAAACATGGTTGGAGGAGGAGACAGTTCATGTTTTACCTGCAGATTAGAGAGCTGACTAAAAGCTTTTTCACATCCTGGATGGGCGCATTTGTACGGTCGGTCCCCCGTGTGGattctgaaatgtgacacaaacaatATCCCACTggagatttaaaacaacactgtaaaatgtattttctgcaccaaagtcttCCCTAAACGTTTTTAAAATCCCAAAGGCTGCAATGTATCTGCTCTATTGTTCAGAACTCAGATTGTTACatgagctgaaacgatgaatcaattattaatcgactactaaattaactattttgataatcgaataatcggtttgaagctttttacatgattaaaacaagttttccgattgtttaagcttcttaaatgggaatattttcttaatttctttgctctgggtaacaacaaaatcattaaaagtcaatcattttgcaACCACtgattaattaagaaaataaacgacagattaatcgattatgaaaataatcgttagttgcagctctaataaattTCACATATCCTTACGTTCACATCCATGCATTAGTTGATATTCGGATTCTTGTTTTAACTCTTAAACACAATTCAAAACCATTGCAtaaatcacatcacaacacCTTAAACTAAATATTTCAGCCCGAGTTTAACATGTTTAACAATGACAACATAGGGGACTTTACGCTGTAACTACACCGCGTCATCAATCATCTGGACGTCATCGGTGGTTATCAGGAAAAATAGTGCATGCAACCTGTAGGAGCCAATATTGACTTACTGTAGTTTGGAGTTACttaaatgattaatgcaggATTACATGTTGCAGTGTACAATGGGAACAGTTACCCGTGGGTCTTAGGCGCTCTCAACAGGAAGGCATGTGTTGATGTTAACAGTGAATAGTTCAATATACTGTAAACTAGTAAGTTTGCAGTGATCATGTAATTCCCCGGCTCGCAACGTGTGTGttagaaaggtttttttttgaccGTTATGTAACTGTTAAAGTTATAAATCCTCACCTACAAGAATATTTTCATGTGTATTTGAAGCTTGGATATTATACGTGGATGGAATATAACATAACCTCatatcacatcatttttttaaccAAAGAAGCAACAGAATAAACTTCATGAAACATAACAATGCCCCTAAAACCCCAAACTCCACTGTCAGAAACACGATGCAATGAGTTCAAAGGTCACACCTCgtgtgctgctgcaggtggGAGAGCTGGCGAAAACATTTCTCACAGTAGGAGCAGCGATAAGGTTTGATGCCCAGGTGTATGCGCAGGTGCTGGGCCAGGTAGGACGCATTTGCAAACGACTTGGTGCAGTGAGGGCACTTGTGAGCCttggcctctgtgtgtgttttcgaaTGAATCTGCATGTCCGACTTGGAGAAGAAAGTCAGAGGACACATTTTACACCTGCGTcgaggagacacagagacaagaagAGTTAATGCCGCCGCTACGCAACAAGAGAAgtgacacagcagacacagacgCTACATTAACCTTATTCACCTGTAGGTCTTTCCCTCTTTGGCAGTGATAACACAGGACTGGTCATTGCCTGAGGCTAGGATTGGATATGGCACCACCAACAGCGACGAGCCGTTC
Coding sequences within:
- the znf362a gene encoding zinc finger protein 362a isoform X3 translates to MAESRFNNPYFWPPPPAMTGQLMAEKIRPPHLSAASAPSQQPLLAPPSQVESGQQGMTKAQQMQVLHSHSSSQPDIALHARPTSSSVTGRIFGDVNLNLDDKAAVKARGLWEDWHLRQLIDHPSRTNHVSGVALASRTGNLNTSEIITPSTPTSSCHSRLGGAPTHHLISGLAGGHGMELGKNCEGLVGLLGPPPKEERGRKKIKAENGSSLLVVPYPILASGNDQSCVITAKEGKTYRCKMCPLTFFSKSDMQIHSKTHTEAKAHKCPHCTKSFANASYLAQHLRIHLGIKPYRCSYCEKCFRQLSHLQQHTRIHTGDRPYKCAHPGCEKAFSQLSNLQSHQRQHNKDKQFKCSNCYRAYSDSASLQIHLSVHAIKNAKAYCCSMCGRAYTSETYLIKHLAKHAVVEHVMSHHSPQHRTESPSLPIRISLI
- the znf362a gene encoding zinc finger protein 362a isoform X2 encodes the protein MAESRFNNPYFWPPPPAMTGQEQLMAEKIRPPHLSAASAPSQQPLLAPPSQVESGQQGMTKAQQMQVLHSHSSSQPDIALHARPTSSSVTGRIFGDVNLNLDDKAAVKARGLWEDWHLRQLIDHPSRTNHVSGVALASRTGNLNTSEIITPSTPTSSCHSRLGGAPTHHLISGLAGGHGMELGKNCEGLVGLLGPPPKEERGRKKIKAENGSSLLVVPYPILASGNDQSCVITAKEGKTYRCKMCPLTFFSKSDMQIHSKTHTEAKAHKCPHCTKSFANASYLAQHLRIHLGIKPYRCSYCEKCFRQLSHLQQHTRIHTGDRPYKCAHPGCEKAFSQLSNLQSHQRQHNKDKQFKCSNCYRAYSDSASLQIHLSVHAIKNAKAYCCSMCGRAYTSETYLIKHLAKHAVVEHVMSHHSPQHRTESPSLPIRISLI
- the znf362a gene encoding zinc finger protein 362a isoform X1, with amino-acid sequence MAESRFNNPYFWPPPPAMTGQLDNLVLINKIKEQLMAEKIRPPHLSAASAPSQQPLLAPPSQVESGQQGMTKAQQMQVLHSHSSSQPDIALHARPTSSSVTGRIFGDVNLNLDDKAAVKARGLWEDWHLRQLIDHPSRTNHVSGVALASRTGNLNTSEIITPSTPTSSCHSRLGGAPTHHLISGLAGGHGMELGKNCEGLVGLLGPPPKEERGRKKIKAENGSSLLVVPYPILASGNDQSCVITAKEGKTYRCKMCPLTFFSKSDMQIHSKTHTEAKAHKCPHCTKSFANASYLAQHLRIHLGIKPYRCSYCEKCFRQLSHLQQHTRIHTGDRPYKCAHPGCEKAFSQLSNLQSHQRQHNKDKQFKCSNCYRAYSDSASLQIHLSVHAIKNAKAYCCSMCGRAYTSETYLIKHLAKHAVVEHVMSHHSPQHRTESPSLPIRISLI